One stretch of Streptococcus australis DNA includes these proteins:
- a CDS encoding SDR family NAD(P)-dependent oxidoreductase: MKKVIITGGNSGIGYQAAKQLAEKGWSVTLFCRRKEAAEQACEKIRQQTGNPHVDYILVDLSDMKSVRKAAEQYIQKEDTLDVLINNAADFDLSVKKPILTKDGLEKQFATNVVAPFLLSILLKGLLEKSESGRIINISSQGLVLYPFMKLDFENLSGQKRYSPAKTYYQNKLALLMLSLYMRKHWKGVKVQAIRVTNVKVDMRRYDHLSAFMKNLYKIKSKFSISPEEMAKVYTALSTEDRYEGFLYDEKCREVKANAPAYEEEEQEKLYSLLERLTFSRDNS, encoded by the coding sequence ATGAAAAAAGTGATTATTACGGGTGGCAATAGTGGTATTGGCTACCAGGCTGCTAAACAGTTAGCTGAAAAGGGCTGGTCAGTGACCCTATTTTGCCGGCGAAAAGAAGCTGCTGAGCAAGCCTGTGAGAAAATCCGTCAACAAACAGGAAATCCGCATGTAGATTATATCTTGGTTGATCTATCTGATATGAAGAGTGTCAGGAAAGCAGCGGAACAGTATATCCAAAAAGAAGATACTTTAGATGTTTTAATTAACAATGCGGCTGATTTTGATTTATCGGTCAAAAAGCCCATCCTGACTAAGGATGGTTTAGAAAAGCAATTTGCGACCAATGTTGTCGCCCCTTTCTTGCTTTCTATCTTGTTGAAAGGTTTATTGGAAAAGTCTGAGAGTGGTCGGATTATTAATATTTCTTCTCAAGGGCTGGTGCTTTATCCTTTCATGAAACTTGATTTTGAAAATTTATCTGGTCAAAAACGTTACAGTCCTGCCAAGACTTATTATCAAAATAAACTGGCCTTGTTGATGCTGTCGCTTTATATGCGGAAACATTGGAAAGGTGTCAAGGTTCAGGCAATCCGTGTGACCAATGTCAAAGTTGATATGCGTCGCTATGATCACCTCAGCGCTTTTATGAAAAATCTGTATAAAATTAAGTCGAAATTTTCGATTAGTCCTGAAGAAATGGCCAAAGTTTATACAGCTTTATCTACAGAAGATCGCTATGAAGGATTTTTGTATGACGAGAAATGCAGGGAAGTAAAAGCAAATGCACCTGCTTACGAAGAAGAGGAGCAAGAAAAACTCTATTCTTTGCTTGAACGCCTGACTTTTTCAAGAGACAATTCATAA
- a CDS encoding TatD family hydrolase, translated as MIFDTHTHLNVEEFARREAEEIALAAEMGVTRMNIVGFDKPTIERALELADEYEQLYATVGWHPTEAGTYTDEVEAYLLEKLKHPKVVALGEIGLDYHWMTAPKEVQEQVFRRQIQLSKDLNLPFVVHTRDALEDTYEIIKSEGVGPRGGIMHSFSGSLEWAEKFVELGMTISFSGVVTFKKATDIQEAARELPLDKILVETDAPYLAPVPKRGRENKTAYTRYVVDFIADLRGMTAEELAAATTANAERIFGLDSK; from the coding sequence ATGATTTTTGATACGCACACACATTTAAATGTAGAAGAATTTGCAAGACGTGAGGCCGAAGAAATCGCCTTGGCTGCTGAGATGGGCGTGACTCGGATGAACATTGTTGGTTTTGACAAGCCGACCATTGAACGTGCCCTGGAGTTAGCAGATGAGTATGAACAACTCTACGCGACTGTTGGCTGGCATCCGACGGAAGCAGGGACATACACAGACGAGGTCGAAGCTTACTTGCTTGAAAAGCTAAAACATCCCAAGGTTGTTGCTTTAGGTGAGATTGGTCTGGACTACCATTGGATGACAGCACCTAAGGAAGTGCAGGAACAGGTTTTTCGTCGTCAGATTCAGCTGTCTAAGGATTTGAACTTGCCCTTTGTGGTCCATACCCGTGATGCGCTAGAAGATACTTATGAGATTATCAAGAGCGAGGGCGTTGGTCCTCGTGGTGGAATTATGCACTCATTCTCAGGCTCTTTGGAGTGGGCGGAGAAGTTTGTCGAGCTTGGCATGACCATTTCTTTCTCAGGTGTGGTGACCTTTAAGAAAGCGACGGATATCCAAGAGGCTGCTAGGGAACTTCCTTTGGACAAGATTTTGGTAGAAACGGATGCACCTTACCTGGCTCCTGTTCCTAAACGTGGCCGTGAAAACAAAACAGCCTACACACGCTATGTGGTGGACTTTATCGCTGACTTGCGCGGCATGACGGCAGAAGAGCTAGCAGCAGCAACGACTGCAAATGCAGAGCGGATTTTTGGATTGGACAGCAAGTGA
- the rsgA gene encoding ribosome small subunit-dependent GTPase A, which yields MQGQIIKALAGFYYVESEGQVYQTRARGNFRKKGHTPYVGDWVDFSAEENSEGYILKIHERKNSLVRPPIVNIDQAVVIMSAKEPDFNSNLLDRFLVLLERKGIHPIVYISKMDLLDDRGELNFYQQTYRAIGYDFVTSKEELLPLLTAKVTVFMGQTGVGKSTLLNKIAPDLNLETGEISDSLGRGRHTTRAVSFYNLNGGKIADTPGFSSLDYEVSTTEDLNQAFPEIATVSRNCKFRTCTHTHEPACAVKPAVEEGIIASFRFDNYLQFLSEIENRRETYKKVSKKIPK from the coding sequence ATGCAGGGACAAATCATTAAAGCCTTGGCGGGCTTCTACTATGTGGAGAGTGAGGGTCAAGTTTACCAGACGCGTGCGCGCGGGAATTTTCGTAAAAAAGGTCATACCCCCTATGTTGGGGATTGGGTAGATTTTTCTGCAGAGGAGAACTCAGAAGGTTACATTCTCAAGATTCACGAACGGAAAAATAGCCTGGTCCGTCCGCCTATTGTCAATATTGACCAAGCTGTGGTTATCATGTCGGCTAAGGAGCCGGATTTTAATAGCAATTTATTGGATCGCTTCTTGGTTCTTTTGGAGCGCAAGGGCATCCATCCCATCGTCTATATTTCTAAAATGGATTTGTTGGACGATAGGGGAGAACTGAATTTTTACCAACAAACCTATCGTGCTATTGGTTACGACTTTGTGACTAGTAAGGAAGAACTCTTACCGCTTTTGACAGCCAAGGTGACAGTCTTTATGGGGCAGACAGGTGTTGGGAAGTCAACTCTTCTTAACAAAATCGCACCAGACCTTAATCTTGAAACAGGAGAAATCTCAGATAGTCTTGGCCGTGGTCGCCATACCACTCGAGCTGTTAGCTTTTACAATCTCAATGGTGGTAAAATCGCGGACACGCCAGGATTTTCATCACTGGACTATGAAGTGTCAACGACGGAAGACCTCAATCAGGCATTTCCAGAAATTGCCACTGTCAGTCGAAACTGTAAGTTCCGTACTTGTACCCATACCCATGAGCCAGCATGTGCTGTTAAACCAGCTGTAGAAGAGGGCATCATTGCCAGCTTCCGTTTTGACAATTACCTACAATTCCTCAGTGAGATTGAAAATCGCAGAGAAACCTATAAAAAAGTCAGCAAAAAAATTCCAAAATAA
- the rmuC gene encoding DNA recombination protein RmuC: MEILLVILLVANLLGLFLIWQRQDKQEKYLAKSLEDQADHLSDQLDYRFEQARQASQLDQKDLEVAVSDRLQEVRIELHQGLTQLRQEMNENLLQTRDKTDQRLQALQESNEQRLEQMRQTVEEKLEKTLQTRLQASFETVSKQLESVNRGLGEMQTVARDVGALNKVLSGTKTRGILGELQLGQIIEDIMTPAQYEREYATVENSSERVEYAIKLPGQSDQEYVYLPIDSKFPLADYYRLEEAYEAGDKDEIERCRKSLLASVKRFAKDIKSKYLAPPRTTNFGVLFVPTEGLYSEIVRNPVFFDDLRREEQIIVAGPSTLSALLNSLSVGFKTLNIQKSADHISKTLASVKTEFGKFGGILVKAQKHLQHASGNIDELLNRRTTAIERTLRHIELSEGEPALDLLHFQEDEEEYED; this comes from the coding sequence ATGGAGATTTTACTTGTTATTTTATTAGTTGCTAATCTTCTTGGGCTCTTTCTCATTTGGCAAAGACAGGATAAGCAAGAAAAATACCTTGCCAAGAGTTTGGAGGATCAAGCAGATCATCTGTCAGACCAGTTGGATTATCGCTTTGAACAAGCCAGACAAGCCAGCCAACTAGACCAAAAAGACTTGGAAGTGGCTGTTAGTGACCGTTTGCAGGAGGTCCGAATCGAGCTGCATCAAGGCTTAACTCAGCTTAGGCAGGAGATGAATGAGAACCTTCTCCAAACTAGAGATAAGACCGACCAACGTCTCCAAGCCTTGCAGGAATCAAATGAGCAACGTCTAGAACAAATGCGCCAAACAGTCGAGGAAAAGCTAGAAAAGACCTTACAGACGCGCTTACAGGCTTCCTTTGAGACAGTTTCCAAACAACTGGAGTCTGTCAATCGTGGTCTTGGAGAAATGCAGACGGTTGCCCGCGATGTCGGAGCCCTCAATAAGGTTCTCTCAGGAACCAAAACGAGAGGGATTTTGGGAGAATTGCAACTGGGGCAAATCATCGAAGACATCATGACACCAGCCCAGTACGAACGAGAATATGCAACGGTTGAAAACTCCAGTGAACGAGTGGAATATGCCATCAAGTTACCTGGGCAAAGCGACCAGGAATACGTCTACCTGCCGATTGACTCCAAGTTTCCACTGGCAGATTATTACCGCCTAGAAGAAGCCTATGAAGCAGGTGACAAGGACGAGATTGAGCGCTGTCGTAAGTCGCTCTTGGCAAGCGTTAAGCGTTTCGCTAAGGATATCAAGAGCAAGTATCTGGCGCCACCTCGGACGACCAATTTTGGAGTCTTATTTGTTCCGACAGAAGGACTTTATTCGGAAATCGTCCGCAATCCTGTCTTCTTTGATGATTTGAGACGGGAGGAACAGATTATTGTTGCTGGTCCAAGTACCCTATCAGCCCTGCTCAACTCCCTATCAGTTGGCTTCAAAACCCTCAATATCCAAAAGAGTGCCGACCATATCAGCAAGACCCTTGCCAGCGTCAAGACGGAGTTTGGCAAGTTTGGGGGAATTTTGGTTAAGGCACAAAAACATCTCCAACATGCCTCTGGCAATATTGATGAATTATTAAACCGTCGTACTACAGCTATCGAGCGGACGCTCCGTCACATTGAGTTATCAGAAGGTGAGCCTGCGCTTGATCTACTCCATTTCCAAGAAGATGAGGAAGAATATGAAGATTAG
- the pflA gene encoding pyruvate formate-lyase-activating protein, translated as MSEETIDYGQVTGMVHSTESFGAVDGPGIRFIVFLQGCHMRCQYCHNPDTWAMETNKSRERTVDDVLTEALRYRGFWGDKGGITVSGGEALLQIDFLIALFTKAKEKGIHCTLDTCALPFRNKPRYLEKFNKLMAVTDLVLLDIKEINEEQHKIVTSQTNKNILACAQYLSDIGKPVWIRHVLVPGLTDRDEDLIELGKFVKTLKNVDKFEILPYHTMGEFKWRELGIPYSLEGVKPPTADRVKNAKELMDTESYQDYMKRVHG; from the coding sequence ATGTCTGAAGAAACAATTGACTATGGACAAGTGACAGGAATGGTGCATTCGACAGAGAGTTTTGGGGCGGTAGATGGTCCTGGGATTCGTTTTATTGTCTTTTTGCAGGGCTGTCACATGCGTTGCCAGTACTGCCATAACCCAGACACATGGGCTATGGAGACCAATAAATCACGTGAACGGACAGTAGACGATGTCTTGACAGAAGCCCTTCGCTATCGTGGTTTCTGGGGAGACAAGGGAGGAATCACTGTCAGTGGTGGAGAGGCTCTCTTACAGATTGATTTCTTGATCGCCCTCTTTACCAAGGCCAAGGAAAAAGGAATCCACTGTACCTTGGATACCTGCGCCCTTCCATTCCGTAATAAACCACGTTATCTCGAAAAGTTTAATAAACTCATGGCGGTGACAGACTTGGTTCTCTTGGATATCAAGGAAATCAACGAAGAACAGCACAAGATTGTCACTAGCCAAACCAATAAAAATATCTTGGCCTGTGCCCAGTATCTATCAGATATTGGAAAACCTGTTTGGATTCGCCACGTGCTAGTTCCAGGTTTGACGGACAGAGATGAGGACTTGATCGAACTCGGTAAGTTTGTCAAGACCCTCAAAAATGTTGACAAGTTTGAAATCCTACCTTATCATACCATGGGTGAGTTCAAGTGGCGTGAATTGGGAATTCCTTATTCGCTCGAAGGGGTAAAACCTCCAACAGCAGACCGTGTCAAGAATGCCAAGGAATTGATGGATACAGAAAGCTATCAAGACTACATGAAACGTGTTCATGGATAA
- a CDS encoding diaminopimelate decarboxylase: MKTPFISREDLETIVAEFPTPFHLYDEKGIREKARAVNQAFSWNKGFKEYFAVKATPTPAILKILKEEGCGVDCSSYVELLMSHKLDFPGSEIMFSSNNTPDQEYAYARELGATINLDAFEDIEHLERAAGIPEIISCRYNPGGVFELGTDIMDNPGEAKFGMTKDQLFEAFAILKEKGAKTFGIHSFLASNTVTHLYYPELARQLFELAVEIKEKLGISLDFINLSGGIGVNYRPDQEPNDIAVIGEGVRKVYEEVLTSAGLGQVKIFTELGRFMLAPHGVLVTKVTHKKKTYRTYLGVDASAVNLMRPAMYGAYHHITNLTHPDGPVEVVDVVGSLCENNDKFAINRELPHTEIGDLLVIHDTGAHGFSMGYQYNAKLRSAEILYTEEGKARQIRRAERPEDYFATLYGFDFEPDH, encoded by the coding sequence ATGAAAACACCATTTATCAGCCGAGAAGATTTAGAAACAATTGTTGCAGAGTTCCCGACTCCCTTTCACCTGTATGATGAGAAGGGGATTCGCGAGAAAGCGCGAGCAGTCAACCAGGCCTTTTCTTGGAATAAGGGATTCAAAGAATATTTTGCAGTCAAGGCCACTCCAACCCCAGCCATCTTGAAAATCCTCAAAGAGGAAGGTTGTGGTGTGGACTGTTCTAGTTATGTAGAGCTCTTGATGAGCCACAAACTGGATTTTCCCGGTTCTGAGATCATGTTCTCTTCTAACAATACCCCAGACCAAGAGTACGCTTATGCGCGTGAATTAGGTGCGACCATTAACTTGGATGCCTTTGAAGATATTGAACATCTAGAGCGTGCAGCAGGCATTCCAGAAATCATCTCTTGTCGTTACAATCCTGGTGGTGTTTTTGAACTGGGGACAGACATTATGGACAATCCTGGAGAGGCCAAGTTTGGCATGACCAAGGACCAGCTTTTTGAAGCCTTTGCCATCTTAAAGGAAAAAGGAGCCAAGACATTTGGGATTCACTCTTTCCTAGCATCCAATACAGTGACCCATCTCTACTATCCAGAGTTGGCACGTCAGCTCTTTGAATTGGCTGTTGAAATCAAGGAAAAGTTGGGTATTTCGCTGGACTTTATCAATCTTTCTGGTGGAATCGGTGTCAATTACCGTCCAGACCAGGAGCCAAATGACATCGCTGTGATTGGTGAAGGGGTGCGTAAGGTTTATGAAGAAGTCCTCACATCTGCAGGTCTTGGGCAGGTCAAGATTTTCACTGAATTGGGCCGTTTTATGTTGGCACCTCACGGAGTTCTCGTCACAAAAGTCACTCATAAAAAGAAAACCTACCGTACCTATCTGGGCGTGGATGCCTCAGCAGTTAACCTCATGCGTCCTGCCATGTATGGAGCCTACCACCATATTACCAATCTGACCCATCCAGATGGGCCAGTTGAGGTCGTAGACGTGGTCGGTTCACTCTGTGAAAATAATGATAAATTTGCCATTAATCGCGAACTACCTCATACAGAAATCGGTGATTTGCTAGTAATTCATGATACAGGTGCACATGGATTCTCCATGGGTTATCAGTACAATGCCAAACTACGCTCGGCAGAAATCCTCTATACCGAAGAAGGGAAAGCCCGTCAAATCCGCCGTGCAGAGCGTCCTGAGGACTATTTCGCAACCTTGTATGGTTTTGATTTTGAACCCGATCATTAA
- the purR gene encoding pur operon repressor has translation MKLRRSDRMVVISNYLINNPYKLTSLNTFAEKYESAKSSISEDIVIIKRAFEEIEIGHIQTVTGAGGGVIFTPSISSHEAKKMIADLRDKLSESDRILPGGYIYLSDLLSTPAILKNIGRIIAKSFMDQKIDAVMTVATKGVPLANAVANVLNVPFVIVRRDLKITEGSTVSVNYVSGSSGDRIEKMFLSKRSLKAGSRVLIVDDFLKGGGTVNGMISLLREFDSELAGVAVFADNAQEEREKQFDYKSLLKVTNIDVKNQSIDVEIGNIFDEDK, from the coding sequence ATGAAATTAAGAAGAAGTGATCGAATGGTTGTCATTTCCAACTATTTGATTAATAATCCATACAAACTAACCAGTCTCAATACCTTTGCGGAAAAGTACGAATCAGCTAAATCATCTATCTCAGAGGATATCGTGATTATCAAGCGTGCCTTTGAGGAAATCGAAATCGGCCATATCCAGACAGTGACTGGGGCAGGTGGTGGCGTTATCTTTACACCATCCATCTCTAGCCATGAAGCCAAAAAAATGATCGCAGACTTGCGTGACAAACTTTCAGAAAGCGACCGTATCTTGCCAGGTGGCTACATCTACCTATCTGATTTGCTCAGTACGCCTGCCATTTTGAAAAATATTGGGCGTATCATTGCCAAGAGCTTTATGGACCAAAAAATCGATGCGGTTATGACAGTAGCGACTAAGGGTGTTCCGCTTGCAAATGCAGTTGCCAATGTCCTCAATGTTCCTTTTGTTATCGTGCGCCGCGACTTAAAAATCACTGAAGGTTCAACGGTCAGTGTCAACTATGTATCAGGTTCAAGCGGTGACCGTATTGAGAAAATGTTCCTTTCAAAACGCAGCCTCAAAGCAGGCAGTCGTGTCTTGATTGTGGATGACTTCTTGAAAGGTGGCGGAACTGTCAACGGGATGATTAGTCTCTTGCGTGAGTTCGATTCTGAACTAGCTGGTGTCGCAGTCTTTGCAGACAATGCCCAAGAAGAACGTGAAAAGCAGTTTGATTACAAGTCACTCTTGAAGGTAACCAATATTGATGTCAAGAACCAATCCATAGATGTTGAGATTGGAAATATCTTTGACGAAGACAAATAA
- a CDS encoding thiamine diphosphokinase, which produces MNECKLSENNWTRVAVFAGGDRGHYRTDFDCFVGVDRGSLWVLEEDLPLALAVGDFDSVTEEERQLIQNQSLRFVQAQPEKDDTDLELALLTIFEQNSQAQVTIFGALGGRIDHMLANVFLPSNPKLAPYMRQIAIEDGQNLISYCPEGSSQLQPRLDYDYLAFMPVRDSQLTILGAKYELTEKNFFFKKVYASNEYIDREVSVTCPDGYVVVLHSKDRR; this is translated from the coding sequence ATGAACGAGTGCAAACTCTCCGAAAACAACTGGACTAGGGTTGCAGTTTTTGCAGGCGGAGACCGTGGTCATTATCGGACGGATTTTGACTGCTTTGTCGGTGTGGATCGAGGATCGCTCTGGGTCTTGGAAGAAGACCTGCCTCTCGCTCTAGCAGTTGGGGATTTTGATTCTGTCACTGAAGAGGAACGTCAGTTGATTCAAAATCAATCCCTGCGCTTTGTTCAAGCTCAGCCAGAAAAAGATGATACCGATTTGGAATTGGCTCTCTTAACCATCTTTGAGCAAAATTCTCAGGCTCAAGTCACTATTTTCGGTGCTCTTGGTGGTCGCATTGACCACATGCTGGCCAATGTTTTTCTACCTAGCAATCCCAAGTTGGCACCTTATATGCGCCAGATAGCGATTGAGGATGGGCAAAACTTGATTAGCTATTGTCCAGAAGGGTCTAGTCAGCTTCAACCACGCTTAGACTATGACTATCTAGCCTTTATGCCGGTTCGGGATAGTCAGTTGACCATTCTCGGGGCCAAGTATGAGTTGACTGAGAAGAATTTTTTCTTTAAAAAAGTGTACGCTTCTAACGAATATATAGATAGGGAAGTTTCGGTGACTTGCCCAGATGGCTATGTAGTCGTACTGCATAGCAAGGACAGGAGATAG
- the rnmV gene encoding ribonuclease M5 gives MKEKISQVIVVEGRDDTANLKRYFDVETYETRGSAINDQDIERIQRLHELHGVIVFTDPDFNGERIRRMIMTALPTVQHAFLKRDEAVPKSKAKGRSLGIEHASYEDLKTALAQVTEQFENENEFDISRSDLIRLGFLAGADSRKRREYLGEQLRIGYSNGKQLLKRLELFGVTLAEVEEVMTKYSVQGSQK, from the coding sequence ATGAAAGAAAAAATTTCCCAAGTCATCGTGGTCGAAGGTCGCGATGATACGGCCAATCTCAAACGTTACTTTGATGTAGAGACCTATGAAACACGAGGTTCCGCCATAAATGACCAGGATATAGAACGCATTCAGCGCCTGCATGAATTGCATGGAGTCATTGTCTTTACAGATCCTGACTTTAACGGTGAGCGCATTCGTCGCATGATTATGACGGCCCTTCCAACAGTGCAGCATGCTTTTCTCAAACGAGATGAAGCGGTTCCCAAGTCCAAGGCTAAGGGGCGTTCTCTGGGAATCGAACACGCCAGCTATGAAGATCTAAAAACAGCGCTGGCTCAGGTGACAGAACAATTTGAAAACGAGAACGAGTTTGACATTAGTCGCAGCGACTTGATTCGCCTTGGTTTCCTAGCGGGAGCAGACAGTCGTAAGCGCCGAGAGTATCTGGGCGAACAGCTCCGCATCGGCTATTCCAACGGCAAGCAGTTGCTCAAGCGTTTAGAGTTATTTGGAGTGACCTTGGCAGAAGTGGAAGAGGTTATGACTAAGTATTCAGTCCAAGGGAGTCAGAAATGA
- the rsmA gene encoding 16S rRNA (adenine(1518)-N(6)/adenine(1519)-N(6))-dimethyltransferase RsmA — protein sequence MRIADYSVTKAVLERHGFTFKKSFGQNFLTDTNILQKIVDTAEIDDQVNVIEIGPGIGALTEFLAERAAEVMAFEIDHRLVPILADTLRDFDNVTVVNEDILKVDLAQHIQNFKNPDLPIKIVANLPYYITTPILMHLIESGIPFSEFVVMMQKEVADRISAQPNTKAYGSLSIAVQYYMTAKVAFIVPRTVFVPAPNVDSAILKMVRRPEPAVAVEDEQLFFKVSKASFTHRRKTLWNNLTGYFGKTEEIKEKLTKALDQAGLSPSVRGEALSLAEFASLADALKGQGF from the coding sequence ATGAGAATTGCAGATTATAGCGTGACCAAGGCAGTGCTGGAGCGTCACGGTTTTACCTTTAAAAAGTCCTTCGGACAAAATTTTTTGACCGATACCAATATCCTTCAAAAAATTGTCGATACGGCTGAAATTGATGACCAGGTCAATGTCATCGAGATTGGACCAGGAATTGGTGCCTTGACGGAGTTTTTGGCTGAGCGCGCAGCTGAGGTCATGGCTTTTGAGATTGACCACCGTTTGGTACCGATTTTGGCAGATACCCTGCGTGATTTTGACAATGTGACCGTAGTCAATGAGGATATTCTCAAGGTTGACTTGGCCCAGCATATCCAGAATTTCAAAAATCCTGATTTGCCAATCAAGATAGTAGCCAACTTACCTTACTACATTACGACGCCTATCCTCATGCACCTGATTGAAAGTGGCATTCCTTTTAGTGAGTTTGTCGTCATGATGCAAAAAGAGGTGGCGGATCGTATCTCCGCTCAACCCAATACCAAGGCTTACGGTAGTTTGTCGATTGCTGTCCAGTATTACATGACAGCCAAGGTTGCCTTTATCGTGCCTCGTACGGTCTTTGTGCCAGCGCCAAACGTGGACTCAGCTATCTTGAAAATGGTCCGCCGCCCAGAACCTGCGGTAGCAGTAGAAGATGAGCAGCTCTTCTTTAAGGTTTCCAAGGCTAGTTTCACTCATCGTCGCAAGACCTTGTGGAATAACCTGACAGGCTATTTTGGCAAGACTGAGGAAATCAAGGAAAAGTTGACCAAGGCTTTGGATCAAGCAGGTTTGTCACCAAGTGTACGTGGAGAAGCTCTCAGCTTGGCAGAATTTGCTAGTTTAGCAGATGCGCTTAAAGGACAAGGATTCTAA
- the rpe gene encoding ribulose-phosphate 3-epimerase → MSQYKIAPSILAADYANFEREIKRLEATGAEYAHIDIMDGNFVPQISFGAGVVEALRPHSKMVFDCHLMVANPEHHLEDFARAGADIISIHVEATPHIHGALQKVRSLGVKPSVVINPGTPVEAIKHVLHLVDQVLVMTVNPGFGGQAFLPETMDKIHELVALREEKALNFEIEVDGGIDDQTIAQAKEAGATVFVAGSYVFKGDVNERVQTLRKQLD, encoded by the coding sequence ATGTCTCAATACAAGATTGCTCCGTCAATTCTGGCAGCAGATTATGCCAACTTTGAACGTGAAATCAAACGCCTAGAAGCAACTGGTGCAGAATATGCCCATATCGATATCATGGATGGTAACTTTGTGCCACAAATCAGCTTTGGTGCTGGTGTGGTTGAAGCTCTTCGTCCTCATAGCAAGATGGTCTTTGACTGCCACTTGATGGTAGCTAATCCTGAGCACCATTTAGAGGACTTTGCGCGTGCAGGTGCAGATATCATCAGCATTCACGTAGAGGCAACACCTCATATCCATGGTGCCCTCCAAAAGGTTCGTTCTCTAGGTGTCAAGCCATCTGTTGTCATTAATCCTGGCACACCTGTTGAGGCTATCAAGCACGTCCTTCACCTAGTGGACCAAGTCTTGGTCATGACAGTGAATCCTGGCTTCGGTGGACAAGCTTTTCTGCCAGAAACCATGGATAAGATTCATGAGTTGGTTGCCCTTCGTGAGGAAAAAGCCTTGAACTTTGAGATTGAAGTGGATGGTGGGATTGATGATCAAACCATTGCGCAAGCCAAAGAAGCTGGTGCGACCGTTTTTGTAGCAGGATCCTATGTCTTTAAGGGAGATGTCAATGAACGAGTGCAAACTCTCCGAAAACAACTGGACTAG
- a CDS encoding 3'-5' exoribonuclease YhaM family protein — protein MKISHMKKDDLFEGFYLIKSADLRQTRAGKNYLAFTFQDDSGEIEGKLWDAQPHNIEAFTAGKVVHMKGRREVYNNTPQVNQITLRLPQPGEPNDPADFKVKSPVDVKEIRDYMSQMIFKIENPVWQRIVRSLYTKYDKEFYSYPAAKTNHHAFETGLAYHTATMVRLAEAISVIYPQLNKSLLYAGIMLHDLAKVLELSGPDQTEYTVRGNLIGHIALIDSEITKAVMELGIDDTREEVVLLRHVILSHHGLLEYGSPVRPRIMEAEIIHMIDNLDASMMMMTTALALVDKGEMTNKIFAMDNRSFYKPDLD, from the coding sequence ATGAAGATTAGTCACATGAAAAAAGATGATCTGTTTGAAGGCTTTTACCTAATCAAATCAGCTGACCTGAGACAGACACGAGCTGGAAAAAACTATCTAGCTTTTACCTTCCAAGACGATAGTGGCGAGATTGAAGGGAAACTCTGGGATGCCCAGCCTCATAACATTGAGGCCTTTACCGCAGGGAAAGTGGTCCACATGAAAGGGCGCAGAGAAGTTTATAACAATACTCCTCAAGTCAATCAAATTACTCTCCGCCTGCCTCAGCCTGGCGAACCCAATGATCCAGCTGATTTCAAGGTCAAGTCACCAGTTGATGTTAAGGAAATCCGTGACTACATGTCGCAAATGATTTTCAAAATTGAAAATCCTGTCTGGCAGCGTATCGTTCGTAGTCTCTACACCAAGTATGATAAGGAATTCTACTCCTATCCAGCTGCCAAGACCAACCACCATGCCTTTGAAACGGGTTTGGCCTATCATACAGCAACCATGGTGCGCTTGGCAGAGGCCATTAGTGTTATCTATCCTCAGCTCAATAAGAGCCTCCTCTATGCGGGGATTATGTTGCACGACTTGGCCAAGGTTTTAGAACTCAGTGGTCCCGATCAGACTGAGTACACAGTGCGAGGCAATCTCATCGGTCATATCGCCCTAATTGATAGTGAAATCACCAAAGCAGTCATGGAGCTTGGTATTGATGATACTAGGGAAGAAGTAGTGCTACTGCGCCATGTCATCCTCAGTCACCATGGCTTGCTGGAGTATGGAAGTCCAGTCCGTCCGCGCATTATGGAGGCAGAGATTATTCATATGATTGATAATCTAGATGCCAGTATGATGATGATGACAACAGCTCTGGCTTTGGTAGATAAAGGAGAAATGACCAATAAAATCTTCGCTATGGACAATCGTTCCTTCTATAAACCGGATTTAGATTAA